The following coding sequences lie in one Phycicoccus duodecadis genomic window:
- a CDS encoding aspartate carbamoyltransferase catalytic subunit produces MRHLLSSADLTRDDVRMLLATAAEMHEVQHRDVKKLPTLRGRTIINLFFEDSTRTRSSFEIAGKWMSADTINITGKGSSTSKGESLRDTVMTIDAMSVDCVVIRHMASGSAHQVSQWVDASVVNAGDGTHEHPTQALLDAYTMEQRLGSLEGRRVAIVGDLTHSRVFRSNAITLRTLGAHVTLVAPPTLMPSGITAWAAADGLELTDDLDAVLASGPDAVMMLRVQRERMSGGFFPTPREYTVGFGLTRERLRALTAANPEAVICHPGPMNRGLEISADAADAAQSLVLDQVSAGVAVRMAVLYHLLAGEEVAA; encoded by the coding sequence ATGAGGCACCTGCTCTCGAGCGCCGACCTGACCCGCGACGACGTGCGGATGCTGCTGGCCACCGCCGCCGAGATGCACGAGGTGCAGCACCGCGACGTCAAGAAGCTGCCGACCCTGCGCGGGCGCACCATCATCAACCTCTTCTTCGAGGACTCCACCCGCACCCGCAGCAGCTTCGAGATCGCGGGCAAGTGGATGAGCGCCGACACCATCAACATCACCGGCAAGGGCAGCAGCACGAGCAAGGGCGAGTCCCTGCGCGACACCGTGATGACCATCGACGCCATGAGCGTCGACTGCGTGGTCATCCGGCACATGGCCAGCGGCTCCGCGCACCAGGTCTCGCAGTGGGTCGACGCCAGCGTGGTCAACGCCGGCGACGGCACCCACGAGCACCCCACCCAGGCCCTGCTCGACGCCTACACGATGGAGCAGCGCCTGGGCAGCCTCGAAGGGCGGCGGGTGGCCATCGTCGGCGACCTCACCCACAGCCGGGTGTTCCGCTCGAACGCCATCACGCTGCGCACCCTGGGCGCCCACGTCACCCTGGTGGCGCCGCCCACCCTGATGCCCAGCGGCATCACCGCCTGGGCGGCGGCCGACGGACTCGAGCTCACCGACGACCTCGACGCCGTGCTGGCGTCCGGCCCCGACGCCGTGATGATGCTGCGCGTCCAGCGCGAGCGGATGAGCGGCGGCTTCTTCCCGACGCCGAGGGAGTACACCGTGGGCTTCGGCCTGACCCGCGAACGGCTGCGCGCGCTGACCGCCGCCAACCCCGAAGCCGTCATCTGCCACCCGGGCCCGATGAACCGGGGCCTCGAGATCAGCGCCGACGCCGCCGACGCCGCCCAGAGCCTGGTGCTCGACCAGGTCTCGGCCGGGGTGGCGGTGCGGATGGCCGTGCTCTACCACCTGCTGGCCGGCGAGGAGGTGGCGGCATGA
- a CDS encoding dihydroorotase produces MSDLLIRGADVLGEGTAHVLVVDGRIAAVGAAAAADAPSGVERLDADGLTLLPGFVDLHTHLREPGREDAETIASGSRAAAVGGYTAVLAMANTSPVTDTAEAAERILDLGRAAGLVDVVPIGAVTKGLEGHELAELGLMHRSRARVSVFSDDGHCVADGRVMRRALEYVRAFGGVVSQHSQDPALAGPQACCHEGELSGRLGLPGWPPVAEASIIARDAMLARHTRSRVHVAHVSTAEGLDVVRWAKAQGIAMTAEVAPHHLALGTELLSGYDPVYKVNPPLRPTEDQEALRAGLADGSIDAVATDHAPHARHDKEHAFVDAAFGMLGLETAFSVVHDLMVRTGRMSMADLARVMSTGPAAVAGLTGHGRPIAAGEPATLVLVDPTAPVTVDRATSQSLSRNTPWHGARLTGAVHTTILRGAVTAREGEPTAC; encoded by the coding sequence ATGAGCGACCTGCTCATCCGCGGTGCCGACGTCCTCGGCGAGGGCACCGCCCACGTGCTCGTCGTCGACGGACGCATCGCCGCCGTCGGCGCCGCCGCCGCGGCCGACGCCCCGTCGGGCGTCGAACGCCTCGACGCCGACGGCCTCACCCTGCTGCCCGGCTTCGTCGACCTGCACACCCACCTGCGCGAGCCGGGCCGCGAGGACGCCGAGACCATCGCCTCCGGCTCCCGGGCCGCCGCGGTCGGCGGCTACACCGCCGTGCTCGCCATGGCCAACACCAGCCCCGTCACCGACACCGCCGAGGCCGCCGAGCGCATCCTCGACCTCGGCCGCGCCGCCGGGCTGGTCGATGTCGTGCCCATCGGCGCGGTCACCAAGGGCCTCGAAGGGCACGAGCTCGCCGAGCTCGGCCTGATGCACCGCAGCCGAGCCCGGGTCAGCGTCTTCAGCGACGACGGCCACTGCGTCGCCGACGGCCGGGTGATGCGCCGGGCCCTGGAGTACGTCCGGGCCTTCGGCGGCGTGGTCAGCCAGCACAGCCAGGACCCGGCCCTGGCCGGCCCGCAGGCCTGCTGCCACGAGGGCGAGCTGTCGGGGCGCCTCGGGCTGCCCGGATGGCCGCCGGTGGCCGAGGCGAGCATCATCGCCCGCGACGCCATGCTGGCCCGGCACACCCGCAGCCGGGTGCACGTGGCCCACGTCAGCACGGCCGAGGGCCTCGACGTCGTGCGCTGGGCCAAGGCCCAGGGGATCGCGATGACGGCCGAGGTCGCCCCGCACCACCTGGCGCTCGGCACCGAGCTGCTCAGCGGCTACGACCCCGTCTACAAGGTCAACCCACCGCTGCGGCCCACCGAGGACCAGGAGGCCCTGCGCGCGGGGCTGGCCGACGGCAGCATCGACGCCGTCGCCACCGACCATGCCCCGCACGCCCGGCACGACAAGGAGCACGCCTTCGTCGACGCGGCCTTCGGGATGCTCGGTCTCGAGACCGCGTTCAGCGTCGTGCACGACCTGATGGTGCGCACCGGCCGGATGTCGATGGCCGACCTCGCCCGGGTGATGTCGACCGGCCCGGCGGCCGTCGCCGGCCTCACCGGGCACGGACGCCCCATCGCCGCCGGCGAGCCCGCCACCCTCGTCCTCGTCGACCCCACGGCCCCGGTCACCGTCGACCGGGCCACCTCGCAGTCCCTGTCCCGCAACACGCCGTGGCACGGTGCCCGCCTCACCGGTGCCGTCCACACCACGATCCTGCGCGGCGCCGTCACCGCGCGCGAAGGGGAGCCCACCGCATGCTGA
- the carA gene encoding glutamine-hydrolyzing carbamoyl-phosphate synthase small subunit — protein sequence MLTTREPAVLVLEDGRTLTGRAYGRRGATVGEAVFSTGMTGYQETLTDPSYHRQVVVMTAPHVGNTGWNDEDDESGRIWVAGYVVRDPALRPSSWRSNRSLEDELDAQGVVGICDLDTRALTRHLRERGAMRVGIFSGEEAALPAAELLARVTAAPEMSGASLAAEVATTEAYVVPAVGERRFTVAAVDLGIKAMTPRMMAERGIEVHVLPATATLEQVRETAPDGVFFSNGPGDPATAQVQAELLQGVLRAGIPYFGICFGNQILGKALGFGTYKLKYGHRGINQPVMDRTTGKVEVTAHNHGFAVDAPLEGSTSTEFGQVTVSHVCLNDDVVEGLEVRRDQRLVAFSVQYHPEAAAGPHDAAYLFDRFIQLMESARTPGTTHGEVA from the coding sequence ATGCTGACCACCCGCGAACCCGCCGTCCTCGTCCTCGAGGACGGGCGCACCCTCACCGGCCGGGCCTACGGCCGCCGGGGCGCCACCGTCGGCGAGGCCGTCTTCTCCACCGGGATGACCGGCTACCAGGAGACCCTCACCGACCCCAGCTACCACCGCCAGGTCGTCGTGATGACCGCCCCGCACGTGGGCAACACCGGGTGGAACGACGAGGACGACGAGTCCGGGCGCATCTGGGTCGCCGGCTACGTCGTGCGTGACCCCGCGCTGCGGCCCTCGAGCTGGCGCTCGAACCGCTCGCTCGAGGACGAGCTCGACGCCCAGGGCGTGGTCGGCATCTGCGACCTCGACACCCGGGCCCTGACCCGTCACCTGCGCGAGCGCGGGGCCATGCGGGTCGGGATCTTCAGCGGGGAGGAGGCCGCCCTACCGGCCGCCGAGCTGCTCGCGCGGGTCACCGCGGCGCCCGAGATGTCCGGCGCCTCGCTGGCCGCCGAGGTCGCCACCACCGAGGCCTACGTGGTGCCGGCGGTGGGGGAGCGGCGCTTCACCGTGGCCGCCGTCGACCTCGGGATCAAGGCCATGACCCCGCGGATGATGGCCGAGCGCGGCATCGAGGTGCACGTGCTGCCGGCCACCGCCACCCTCGAGCAGGTGCGCGAGACCGCGCCCGACGGGGTGTTCTTCTCCAACGGCCCCGGCGACCCCGCCACCGCCCAGGTCCAGGCCGAGCTGCTGCAGGGGGTGCTGCGCGCCGGCATCCCGTACTTCGGCATCTGCTTCGGCAACCAGATCCTCGGCAAGGCCCTGGGCTTCGGCACCTACAAGCTCAAGTACGGTCACCGCGGCATCAACCAGCCGGTGATGGACCGCACCACCGGCAAGGTCGAGGTCACCGCCCACAATCACGGGTTCGCCGTCGACGCCCCGCTCGAGGGCTCGACGAGCACCGAGTTCGGCCAGGTCACCGTGAGCCACGTCTGCCTCAACGACGACGTCGTCGAGGGGCTGGAGGTGCGCCGCGACCAGCGCCTGGTCGCCTTCTCGGTGCAGTACCACCCGGAGGCCGCGGCCGGCCCGCACGACGCCGCCTACCTCTTCGACCGCTTCATCCAGCTCATGGAGAGCGCGCGAACGCCCGGCACGACGCACGGAGAGGTGGCCTGA
- the carB gene encoding carbamoyl-phosphate synthase large subunit, producing MPKRDDITSVLVIGSGPIVIGQACEFDYSGTQACRVLREEGIRVILVNSNPATIMTDPEFADATYVEPITPEIVEKIIAKERPDAVLATLGGQTALNCAMELHERGILERYDCPLIGANVEAIQLGEDREKFKGVVERCGAESARSAICHTMDEVLAAADDLGYPVVVRPSFTMGGLGSGFAHTPDELRRIAGAGLQYSPVTEVLLEESILGWKEYELEVMRDHVDNVVIVCSIENLDPMGVHTGDSITVAPALTLTDREYQRLRDLSIAIIREVGVDTGGCNIQFAVNPDDGRIIVIEMNPRVSRSSALASKATGFPIAKIAAKMAIGYTLDEVPNDITQETPASFEPTLDYVVVKVPRFAFEKFPAADDTLTTTMKSVGEAMAIGRSFTEALQKALRSLEKSGSSFHWDGERPTTEEARALLEQARRPTDGRIVLVQQALRGGLSVEEVHDATGIDPWFLDQMALIEEVADTVAAAEQLSPDLLRLAKRHGFSDAQLARLRRMPEAVVRGVRHALGVRPVYKTVDTCAAEFAAHTPYHYSSYDEESEVAPRERPAVVILGSGPNRIGQGVEFDYSCVHASFALRDAGYDTVMVNCNPETVSTDYDTSSRLYFEPLTLEDVLEVVHAETQAGPVAGVIVQLGGQTPLGLAKALKEAGVPIVGTSPEAIDLAEDRGAFGRVLAEAGLPAPKHGTAYSAAEAVEIAREIGYPVLVRPSYVLGGRGMEIVYDDETLGGYVERATLASPEHPVLVDRFLDDAIEIDVDVLYDGHEMYLGGIMEHIEEAGIHSGDSSCALPPVTLGASELERVRESTLKLAEGIGVRGLMNVQFALAQDILYVLEANPRASRTVPFVAKATGVALANAAARIMLGATVAQLREEGVLPRHTDGGRMPATAPVSVKEAVLPFKRFRTAEGLVVDSLLGPEMRSTGEVMGIDTDFARAFAKAQLGAVSGLPTSGTVFVSVANRDKRAIIFPVKRLVDLGFRILSTSGTAEVLHRNGIEAEVVLKHAQRGEGDTSVVDLINAGEVDMVVNSPSGPSADARADGYAIRAATAAMDKPIITTVQQLAAAVLAIEAVQRDDLTVTSLQDHTAALDLFGVEADA from the coding sequence ATGCCCAAGCGCGACGACATCACGAGCGTGCTCGTCATCGGCTCCGGCCCGATCGTCATCGGCCAGGCCTGCGAGTTCGACTACTCGGGCACCCAGGCCTGCCGGGTGCTGCGCGAGGAGGGCATCCGCGTCATCCTCGTGAACTCCAACCCGGCCACGATCATGACCGACCCGGAGTTCGCCGACGCCACCTACGTCGAGCCGATCACCCCCGAGATCGTGGAGAAGATCATCGCCAAGGAGCGCCCCGACGCGGTGCTGGCGACCCTGGGCGGCCAGACCGCGCTCAACTGCGCGATGGAGCTGCACGAGCGCGGCATCCTCGAGAGGTACGACTGTCCGCTGATCGGCGCCAACGTCGAGGCCATCCAGCTCGGCGAGGACCGCGAGAAGTTCAAGGGCGTCGTCGAGCGCTGCGGGGCCGAGTCGGCCCGCTCGGCCATCTGCCACACCATGGACGAGGTGCTGGCGGCCGCCGACGACCTCGGCTACCCCGTGGTGGTGCGGCCGTCGTTCACCATGGGCGGTCTCGGCTCGGGCTTCGCGCACACCCCCGACGAGCTGCGCCGCATCGCCGGCGCCGGCCTCCAGTACAGCCCGGTCACCGAGGTGCTCCTCGAGGAGTCGATCCTGGGCTGGAAGGAGTACGAGCTCGAGGTCATGCGCGACCACGTCGACAACGTCGTGATCGTCTGCTCCATCGAGAACCTCGACCCGATGGGCGTGCACACCGGCGACTCCATCACCGTCGCCCCCGCCCTCACCCTGACCGACCGCGAGTACCAGCGGCTGCGGGACCTCAGCATCGCCATCATCCGCGAGGTCGGCGTCGACACCGGCGGCTGCAACATCCAGTTCGCCGTGAACCCCGACGACGGCCGCATCATCGTCATCGAGATGAACCCGCGGGTGTCGCGCTCGTCGGCGCTGGCCTCCAAGGCGACGGGGTTCCCGATCGCCAAGATCGCCGCCAAGATGGCGATCGGCTACACCCTCGACGAGGTGCCGAACGACATCACCCAGGAGACCCCGGCGTCGTTCGAGCCCACCCTCGACTACGTCGTGGTCAAGGTGCCGCGGTTCGCGTTCGAGAAGTTCCCCGCGGCCGACGACACCCTCACCACGACCATGAAGTCGGTCGGCGAGGCGATGGCCATCGGCCGCTCGTTCACCGAGGCCCTGCAGAAGGCGCTGCGCTCGCTCGAGAAGAGCGGCAGCAGCTTCCACTGGGACGGCGAGCGGCCCACCACCGAGGAGGCCCGCGCCCTGCTGGAGCAGGCCCGGCGCCCCACCGACGGGCGCATCGTGCTCGTGCAGCAGGCGCTGCGCGGTGGGCTCAGCGTCGAGGAGGTCCACGACGCCACCGGCATCGACCCCTGGTTCCTCGACCAGATGGCGCTCATCGAGGAGGTCGCCGACACCGTCGCCGCCGCCGAGCAGCTGAGCCCCGACCTGCTGCGCCTGGCCAAGCGGCACGGCTTCAGCGACGCCCAGCTCGCGCGGCTGCGGCGGATGCCCGAGGCCGTCGTGCGCGGGGTGCGGCACGCGCTCGGGGTGCGCCCGGTCTACAAGACCGTCGACACCTGCGCGGCCGAGTTCGCCGCGCACACGCCGTACCACTACAGCTCGTACGACGAGGAGTCCGAGGTCGCGCCCCGCGAGCGCCCGGCCGTGGTCATCCTGGGCTCCGGCCCCAACCGCATCGGCCAGGGCGTCGAGTTCGACTACTCGTGCGTGCACGCCAGCTTCGCCCTGCGCGACGCCGGCTACGACACCGTGATGGTCAACTGCAACCCCGAGACCGTCTCGACCGACTACGACACCAGCAGCCGCCTGTACTTCGAGCCGCTGACCCTCGAGGACGTCCTCGAGGTCGTGCACGCCGAGACCCAGGCCGGGCCCGTGGCGGGCGTCATCGTGCAGCTCGGCGGCCAGACCCCGCTGGGGCTGGCCAAGGCGCTCAAGGAGGCCGGGGTGCCGATCGTCGGCACCAGCCCCGAGGCCATCGACCTGGCCGAGGACCGCGGCGCCTTCGGCCGGGTGCTGGCCGAGGCCGGGCTGCCCGCGCCCAAGCACGGCACCGCCTACAGCGCGGCCGAGGCCGTCGAGATCGCCCGCGAGATCGGCTACCCGGTGCTGGTGCGCCCCTCGTACGTGCTCGGCGGCCGCGGGATGGAGATCGTCTACGACGACGAGACCCTCGGCGGCTACGTCGAGCGCGCCACCCTGGCGAGCCCCGAGCACCCGGTGCTGGTCGACCGCTTCCTCGACGACGCGATCGAGATCGACGTCGACGTCCTCTACGACGGCCACGAGATGTACCTCGGCGGGATCATGGAGCACATCGAGGAGGCCGGCATCCACTCCGGCGACTCCTCGTGCGCGCTGCCGCCGGTCACGCTCGGGGCCTCCGAGCTCGAGCGGGTGCGCGAGTCCACCCTGAAGCTGGCCGAGGGCATCGGGGTGCGCGGCCTGATGAACGTGCAGTTCGCCCTGGCCCAGGACATCCTCTACGTGCTCGAGGCCAACCCCCGTGCCTCACGCACGGTGCCGTTCGTGGCCAAGGCCACCGGGGTCGCGCTCGCCAACGCCGCTGCGCGGATCATGTTGGGCGCCACGGTGGCCCAGCTGCGCGAGGAGGGCGTGCTGCCGCGCCACACCGACGGCGGCCGGATGCCGGCCACGGCGCCGGTGTCGGTCAAGGAGGCCGTCCTGCCCTTCAAGCGGTTCCGGACCGCCGAGGGCCTCGTCGTCGACAGCCTGCTCGGCCCGGAGATGCGCTCCACCGGCGAGGTCATGGGCATCGACACCGACTTCGCCCGGGCCTTCGCCAAGGCCCAGCTCGGCGCCGTCAGCGGCCTCCCGACCTCGGGGACGGTGTTCGTCTCGGTCGCCAACCGCGACAAGCGGGCGATCATCTTCCCGGTCAAGCGCCTGGTCGACCTGGGCTTCCGCATCCTGTCGACCTCCGGCACCGCAGAGGTGCTGCACCGCAACGGCATCGAGGCGGAAGTCGTCCTGAAGCACGCGCAGCGTGGCGAGGGCGACACCTCGGTGGTCGACCTCATCAACGCCGGCGAGGTCGACATGGTGGTCAACAGCCCGAGCGGCCCGAGCGCCGACGCCCGGGCCGACGGCTACGCCATCCGGGCGGCCACGGCGGCGATGGACAAGCCCATCATCACCACCGTGCAGCAGCTGGCCGCGGCCGTGCTGGCCATCGAGGCCGTCCAGCGCGACGACCTCACGGTCACCTCGCTGCAGGACCACACCGCGGCGCTGGACCTGTTCGGCGTCGAGGCCGACGCGTGA
- a CDS encoding dihydroorotate dehydrogenase electron transfer subunit, giving the protein MSSGVVQVTGELIANRRVGAYHHLTVVAPGVAEPAAPGQFVALAVGGPTSANLLRRCFSLHRVKPSGTYGGTVDVVIAAHGPGTQWLTALRPHDAVDVVGPLGRAFPLPSEPVSCVLVGGGYGSAPLFWLAETLRERGCHVEMVLGAASEDRLFGVVEGRRAADAVHVTTDDGSAGRKGWVSDVLGEVVERTAAGVVYACGPMAMLRSVTEVAQAHGAVAQVAVEESMACGIGVCMTCVLPVTGADGLTRMVRSCVEGPVFRGDRVRWDAIGDGISRVPDDAVGAPRPGGH; this is encoded by the coding sequence GTGAGCAGCGGCGTCGTGCAGGTCACCGGCGAGCTCATCGCGAACCGGCGGGTCGGGGCCTACCACCACCTGACCGTGGTCGCGCCCGGGGTGGCCGAGCCGGCGGCACCGGGACAGTTCGTGGCGCTGGCGGTGGGCGGGCCCACGTCGGCCAACCTCCTGCGCCGCTGCTTCTCGCTGCACCGGGTCAAGCCCTCGGGCACCTACGGCGGCACCGTCGACGTCGTCATCGCGGCGCACGGGCCGGGGACCCAGTGGCTGACGGCCCTGCGCCCGCACGACGCGGTCGACGTCGTCGGGCCGCTGGGGCGGGCGTTCCCGCTGCCGTCGGAGCCCGTGTCGTGCGTACTGGTGGGCGGCGGCTACGGCTCGGCGCCGTTGTTCTGGCTGGCCGAGACCCTGCGTGAGCGGGGCTGCCACGTCGAGATGGTGCTGGGCGCCGCCTCCGAGGACCGCCTGTTCGGCGTCGTCGAGGGCCGGCGCGCGGCCGATGCCGTGCACGTCACCACCGACGACGGCTCGGCCGGCCGCAAGGGCTGGGTCTCCGACGTGCTCGGCGAGGTCGTCGAGCGCACGGCGGCCGGGGTGGTCTACGCCTGTGGCCCGATGGCGATGCTGCGCTCGGTCACCGAGGTGGCGCAGGCCCACGGCGCGGTCGCCCAGGTGGCGGTCGAGGAGTCGATGGCCTGCGGCATCGGGGTCTGCATGACCTGCGTCCTGCCCGTCACCGGCGCCGACGGGCTCACCCGGATGGTCCGCTCCTGCGTCGAGGGCCCGGTCTTCCGCGGCGACCGGGTCCGCTGGGACGCGATCGGCGACGGCATCTCCCGGGTGCCGGACGACGCCGTGGGCGCCCCGAGGCCGGGAGGCCACTGA
- a CDS encoding dihydroorotate dehydrogenase, translating to MADMSTTLAGASLPNPVMTASGCAAGGKELQRFFPVSELGAFVTKTVMRDPRSGRPTPRMAETPSGMLNSIGLQGPGIDAFCEQDLAWLQAQGARVLVSVAGNTAEEFGEVVERLVASPAWECVVGVEANISCPNVANRGLVFACDPVSSERVVRIVRGRVPASVPVFAKLTPDVTDIVAIAAAALGAGASGLTMVNTLLGIVIDTDRLRPQLAGVTGGLSGPAVRPVAVRAIWQVTAAMRAGTLASAPVIGVGGVRTGRDALELVAAGASAVQVGTSTFNDPSAPRRVLTELEAEIDRHGFDRFADVVGIAHERMARP from the coding sequence ATGGCCGACATGTCGACGACCCTCGCGGGCGCCTCGCTGCCGAACCCGGTGATGACGGCGTCGGGCTGCGCCGCGGGCGGCAAGGAGCTGCAGCGGTTCTTCCCCGTCTCCGAGCTCGGCGCCTTCGTCACCAAGACCGTGATGCGCGACCCGCGCTCCGGGCGCCCGACGCCCCGGATGGCCGAGACGCCGTCCGGGATGCTCAACTCCATCGGGCTCCAGGGCCCTGGCATCGACGCCTTCTGCGAGCAGGACCTCGCGTGGCTGCAGGCGCAGGGGGCGCGGGTGCTGGTGTCGGTCGCCGGCAACACCGCCGAGGAGTTCGGCGAGGTGGTCGAGCGGCTCGTGGCGAGCCCCGCGTGGGAGTGCGTGGTCGGCGTCGAGGCCAACATCTCGTGCCCCAACGTGGCCAACCGCGGCCTGGTCTTCGCGTGCGACCCGGTGTCGTCCGAGCGCGTGGTGCGCATCGTGCGCGGTCGGGTCCCCGCGTCGGTCCCGGTCTTCGCCAAGCTCACCCCGGACGTCACCGACATCGTCGCCATCGCGGCGGCGGCCCTCGGGGCCGGAGCCTCGGGCCTGACCATGGTCAACACCCTGCTCGGCATCGTCATCGACACCGACCGGCTGCGCCCGCAGCTGGCCGGCGTCACCGGTGGCCTCTCGGGGCCGGCCGTGCGCCCGGTGGCGGTGCGCGCCATCTGGCAGGTCACCGCCGCGATGCGGGCCGGCACCCTGGCGAGCGCACCGGTCATCGGGGTCGGGGGAGTGCGCACGGGGCGCGATGCCCTCGAGCTCGTCGCCGCCGGGGCCAGCGCCGTGCAGGTCGGCACCTCGACCTTCAACGACCCGAGTGCGCCGCGCCGCGTGCTCACCGAGCTGGAGGCCGAGATCGACCGGCACGGCTTCGACCGGTTCGCCGACGTGGTCGGCATCGCCCACGAGAGGATGGCCCGCCCATGA
- the pyrF gene encoding orotidine-5'-phosphate decarboxylase, with amino-acid sequence MSPTPQTAAPTPFGVRLRAAIDEHGPLCAGIDPHAALLEAWGLPDTVDGLERFALTCVEAFGGAVACVKPQSAFFERFGSRGVAVLERTLEALREAGTLSLLDAKRGDIGTTMAGYAQAYLSDASPLRADALTVSPYLGYESLRPALDLAAATGRGVFVLTLTSNPEGPSVQHAVRAGRTVAAAVVDGVAADNAAARAAGELGSIGTVVGATVGSAVADLGLDLAGAGGPVLAPGLGAQGGTADGLRATFGDALALVLGNSSREVLRAGPQASALRAAARAAAEALASGVETHRG; translated from the coding sequence ATGAGCCCCACCCCGCAGACCGCCGCCCCCACCCCGTTCGGGGTCCGGCTCCGGGCGGCCATTGACGAGCACGGCCCCCTGTGCGCCGGCATCGACCCGCACGCCGCGCTGCTGGAGGCCTGGGGCCTGCCCGACACCGTCGACGGCCTCGAGCGCTTCGCCTTGACCTGCGTCGAGGCGTTCGGCGGGGCCGTGGCCTGCGTCAAGCCGCAGTCGGCGTTCTTCGAGCGGTTCGGCTCCCGCGGCGTCGCCGTGCTCGAGCGCACCCTGGAGGCCCTGCGCGAGGCCGGCACCCTCAGCCTGCTCGACGCCAAGCGCGGTGACATCGGCACCACGATGGCGGGCTACGCCCAGGCGTACCTCTCCGACGCCTCCCCGCTCCGGGCCGACGCCCTCACGGTCAGCCCCTACCTGGGGTACGAGTCGCTGCGCCCGGCCCTGGACCTGGCGGCCGCCACGGGGAGGGGCGTGTTCGTCCTGACCCTCACCTCCAACCCCGAGGGCCCCTCGGTGCAGCACGCCGTCCGCGCGGGGCGCACCGTGGCCGCCGCGGTGGTCGACGGCGTGGCCGCCGACAACGCCGCCGCGCGGGCGGCCGGCGAGCTCGGCAGCATCGGCACCGTGGTCGGCGCCACCGTCGGCTCGGCGGTCGCCGACCTCGGGCTCGACCTCGCCGGAGCCGGCGGGCCCGTCCTGGCGCCGGGGCTCGGGGCCCAGGGCGGCACCGCCGACGGGCTGCGCGCGACCTTCGGGGACGCCCTGGCGCTGGTGCTCGGCAACAGCTCGCGCGAGGTGCTCCGGGCGGGGCCCCAGGCCTCCGCGCTGCGGGCCGCGGCCCGGGCCGCGGCCGAGGCTCTGGCATCCGGGGTCGAGACACACCGGGGCTGA
- the mihF gene encoding integration host factor, actinobacterial type — protein MALPPLTQEQRTAALEKAAASRRERAEVKNRLKRSGASLQGVIAEGRTNDVIGKMRVSALLESMPGVGRVRARQIMEDIGISESRRVRGLGQNQVSALLDRFGRQ, from the coding sequence GTGGCACTCCCTCCCCTCACCCAGGAACAGCGCACCGCGGCGCTCGAGAAGGCGGCCGCCTCCCGGCGCGAGCGCGCCGAGGTCAAGAACCGCCTGAAGCGCTCCGGTGCCTCCCTCCAGGGCGTCATCGCCGAGGGTCGCACCAACGACGTCATCGGCAAGATGCGGGTCTCGGCCCTGCTCGAGTCGATGCCCGGCGTCGGCCGGGTGCGCGCGCGCCAGATCATGGAGGACATCGGCATCTCCGAGAGCCGGCGGGTGCGGGGGCTCGGCCAGAACCAGGTGTCCGCCCTGCTCGACCGCTTCGGGCGGCAGTGA
- the gmk gene encoding guanylate kinase, which produces MTGRSRLTVLAGPTAVGKGTLAAYVREHHPQVWLSVSATTRRPRPGEVDGVHYHFVDDQRFDEMVRDGALLEWAVVHGRARYGTPRAPVEEVLATGRPALLEIDLQGARQVRASMPDAFFVFLMPPSWDELVRRLVGRGTEDEAERAARLDTARVELAAAEEFDVSIVNDDVRRAAEELVSWMGSPVPPTNRD; this is translated from the coding sequence GTGACGGGCCGCTCCCGCCTCACCGTCCTCGCCGGGCCGACCGCGGTCGGCAAGGGGACCCTCGCGGCGTACGTCCGCGAGCACCATCCGCAGGTGTGGCTCTCCGTCTCCGCGACCACCCGTCGACCCCGCCCGGGCGAGGTCGACGGCGTGCACTACCACTTCGTCGACGACCAGCGTTTCGACGAGATGGTGCGTGACGGCGCCCTCCTGGAGTGGGCGGTCGTGCACGGCCGGGCGCGCTACGGCACGCCGCGGGCGCCCGTCGAGGAGGTCCTCGCCACGGGGCGCCCCGCCCTGCTGGAGATCGACCTGCAGGGTGCCCGCCAGGTGCGCGCGAGCATGCCCGACGCCTTCTTCGTCTTCCTGATGCCGCCCAGCTGGGACGAGCTGGTCCGCCGCCTGGTCGGCCGGGGGACCGAGGACGAGGCCGAGCGGGCCGCGCGGCTCGACACCGCCCGGGTCGAGCTCGCCGCTGCCGAGGAGTTCGACGTCAGCATCGTCAACGACGACGTTCGGCGCGCGGCGGAGGAACTCGTATCATGGATGGGATCCCCCGTACCCCCCACGAATCGAGACTGA
- the rpoZ gene encoding DNA-directed RNA polymerase subunit omega, which yields MSGTIANPIGITNPPIDELLERADSKYALVLYSAKRARQINAYYAQLQEGLLEYVGPLVDSEVHEKPLSISLREINEGLLTSEPTNDAGELLPKA from the coding sequence GTGTCCGGAACCATCGCGAACCCCATCGGCATCACCAACCCGCCGATCGACGAGCTCCTCGAGCGCGCCGACTCCAAGTACGCGCTCGTGCTCTACTCCGCGAAGCGGGCCCGGCAGATCAACGCCTACTACGCGCAGCTCCAGGAGGGCCTGCTCGAGTACGTCGGGCCGCTCGTCGACTCCGAGGTGCACGAGAAGCCGCTGTCGATCTCCCTGCGCGAGATCAACGAGGGCCTGCTCACCTCCGAGCCGACCAACGACGCCGGCGAGCTCCTCCCCAAGGCCTGA